A single region of the Leptothrix cholodnii SP-6 genome encodes:
- a CDS encoding TonB-dependent receptor, whose protein sequence is MKFNLQARHAPSALRVLCLAAISAVSGTAVARAALDPVLITGTRFADEADAQPIGISVITAEQIRRGGYTTINEAVMRQLGVAGRLDLNGGGEYALDLRGFGSTSDNNMAIVVDGIRISEGDLGGTRLAGIPIETVERIEVLRGSSAVLYGEGATAGAIVITTKAGRGVARADQAQVYAAGGTQGRRELRGAATVNAGDFSFDLAAQRRLADNHRDNFASAVSGVSLAAQWQLDQLRVVARHAADSLATGLPGALSTAQYAADPSQASSLTDHGRIDARRSTLTAEYKGGDWELAFDLGTRHKELRSINGGFPFDYDVDASTAGVRARHVGRIASLRNQLRFGIDHARWERDVLPTGLPDVQRNRGIYVKDELTLANGSSLSAGLRREQVDKDANTFAGPASVSDGINAWEIGAVHPVTAQTQVYARWGTSFRLPNADELSNAGLRPQTSRDLELGTRWRGSDSRFEARIYRSRLSDEIGFDGATFQNVNFERTRRAGLEFEASHVLNASVDLRAAGALRRSRFDAGANAGRDIPLAARRNASVGASWQFLPQHHLGADLVYTGTQFPTAANSCRMEAATTLDLRYAWRLPKLELSLAMANAADRQYTTQAFGCAAGQVTAIYPEPGRAVLASARMSF, encoded by the coding sequence ATGAAGTTCAACCTCCAGGCGCGCCATGCGCCGTCGGCCCTGCGCGTCCTGTGCCTGGCTGCGATCTCGGCTGTCAGCGGCACCGCCGTCGCACGAGCTGCGCTCGATCCGGTGCTGATCACCGGCACCCGTTTTGCAGATGAAGCCGACGCCCAGCCGATCGGCATCAGCGTGATCACGGCCGAACAGATCCGCCGCGGCGGCTACACCACGATCAACGAGGCGGTGATGCGCCAGCTCGGCGTGGCCGGCCGGCTCGACCTCAACGGCGGTGGCGAATACGCGCTCGACCTGCGCGGCTTCGGCAGCACCTCCGACAACAACATGGCGATCGTGGTCGACGGCATCCGCATCAGCGAGGGTGACCTCGGCGGCACCCGCCTGGCCGGCATCCCGATCGAGACCGTCGAACGCATCGAGGTGCTGCGCGGCAGCAGCGCCGTGCTTTATGGCGAGGGCGCCACCGCCGGCGCGATCGTCATCACCACCAAGGCCGGCCGCGGCGTGGCTCGCGCCGACCAGGCGCAGGTCTACGCTGCCGGTGGCACGCAGGGCCGGCGTGAACTGCGTGGCGCGGCCACCGTCAATGCGGGCGATTTCAGCTTCGACCTCGCCGCCCAGCGCCGCCTGGCCGACAACCACCGCGACAACTTCGCGTCGGCGGTCAGCGGCGTCTCGCTGGCGGCTCAGTGGCAGCTCGATCAGCTGCGGGTCGTGGCGCGCCATGCCGCCGACAGCCTCGCCACCGGCCTGCCCGGCGCCTTGAGCACCGCGCAGTACGCCGCCGACCCCAGCCAGGCGTCCAGCCTGACCGACCATGGCCGCATCGACGCCCGTCGCAGCACCCTCACCGCCGAATACAAGGGCGGCGACTGGGAGCTCGCGTTCGACCTCGGCACGCGCCACAAGGAGCTGCGCAGCATCAACGGCGGCTTTCCTTTCGACTACGACGTCGACGCCAGTACCGCCGGCGTGCGTGCCCGCCACGTCGGCCGCATCGCCAGCCTGCGCAACCAGCTCCGCTTCGGCATCGACCATGCGCGCTGGGAGCGCGACGTGCTGCCGACGGGCTTGCCGGACGTGCAGCGCAACCGCGGCATCTACGTCAAGGACGAGCTGACCCTGGCCAACGGCAGCAGCCTGTCGGCCGGCCTGCGGCGCGAGCAGGTCGACAAGGATGCCAACACCTTTGCCGGCCCGGCCAGCGTGTCCGACGGGATCAACGCCTGGGAGATCGGCGCGGTCCACCCCGTCACCGCGCAGACCCAGGTCTATGCGCGCTGGGGCACCAGCTTCCGCCTGCCCAACGCCGACGAGCTCAGCAATGCCGGCCTGCGGCCGCAGACCTCGCGCGACCTGGAGCTCGGCACGCGCTGGCGTGGCAGCGACAGCCGCTTCGAGGCCCGCATCTACCGCAGCCGCCTGAGCGACGAGATCGGCTTCGACGGTGCGACGTTCCAGAACGTCAACTTCGAACGCACCCGTCGCGCCGGCCTGGAGTTCGAGGCCAGCCACGTGCTGAACGCCAGCGTCGACCTGCGCGCCGCCGGTGCGCTGCGCCGTTCGCGTTTCGACGCCGGGGCCAACGCCGGCCGCGACATCCCGCTGGCGGCGCGCCGCAACGCCTCGGTCGGCGCCAGCTGGCAGTTCCTGCCGCAGCATCACCTGGGCGCCGACCTGGTTTACACCGGCACCCAGTTCCCGACCGCTGCCAACAGCTGCCGCATGGAGGCCGCGACCACGCTGGACTTGCGTTACGCGTGGCGGCTGCCCAAGCTGGAGCTGAGCCTGGCGATGGCCAACGCCGCCGATCGCCAGTACACCACGCAGGCCTTCGGCTGTGCGGCGGGCCAGGTCACGGCGATCTACCCCGAGCCCGGCCGCGCCGTGTTGGCCTCGGCCCGGATGTCGTTCTGA
- a CDS encoding cell division protein ZapB: MSTIEDLADRVERLLMRHEELKRTNALLEQQIASVAAERDNLRSRLAAARNRIDALIERLPVSDFDHDKSAGSGA, from the coding sequence ATGTCCACCATCGAAGATCTAGCCGACCGGGTTGAACGCCTGCTGATGCGCCACGAAGAGCTCAAGCGCACCAACGCCCTGCTTGAACAGCAGATCGCCTCGGTTGCTGCCGAACGCGACAACCTGCGTTCCAGACTGGCCGCCGCGCGCAACCGCATCGACGCGCTGATCGAACGCCTGCCGGTGTCCGATTTCGACCACGACAAGTCGGCCGGGAGCGGCGCATGA
- a CDS encoding cell division protein ZapA — MKQMEVTIMGQSYILACPDGRAVELLEAVSSVDREMCGIRDAGKVKARERIAVLAALNLAYALAEQARAPIAAAPPAPAGAPFDPGSVDIDALVHRVDAALSGDGQLL; from the coding sequence ATGAAGCAGATGGAAGTGACGATCATGGGCCAGAGCTACATCCTGGCCTGCCCCGATGGCCGGGCGGTCGAGTTGCTCGAGGCCGTCTCCAGCGTCGACCGCGAGATGTGCGGCATCCGCGATGCCGGCAAGGTCAAGGCGCGTGAACGCATTGCCGTGCTGGCCGCACTGAACCTCGCCTACGCGCTGGCCGAACAGGCCCGCGCACCGATTGCTGCCGCCCCCCCGGCGCCGGCCGGTGCACCGTTCGATCCGGGCTCGGTCGACATCGATGCGCTGGTCCACCGCGTCGACGCCGCGCTCAGCGGCGACGGTCAATTGCTCTGA
- a CDS encoding EVE domain-containing protein — MPARQYWLMKSEPEECSIDTLAQSVSQCLPWTGVRNYQARNFMRDAMQVGDGVLFYHSSCPQPGVAGLAEVASAAYLDATQFDPASPYFDARSQREAPRWLHVDVRFVRKTRLLGLAEMRAQPGLAGMTLLRPGNRLSITPVTPAEWQLILELLERT, encoded by the coding sequence ATGCCCGCGCGCCAATACTGGCTGATGAAAAGCGAGCCCGAAGAGTGCTCCATCGACACGCTGGCTCAGTCCGTGAGCCAGTGCCTGCCGTGGACCGGGGTGCGCAACTACCAGGCGCGCAATTTCATGCGCGACGCGATGCAGGTCGGCGACGGCGTGCTGTTCTATCACTCGTCGTGCCCGCAGCCGGGTGTCGCCGGGCTGGCTGAAGTGGCCTCTGCGGCCTACCTCGACGCCACCCAGTTCGACCCCGCCAGCCCCTACTTCGACGCCAGGTCGCAGCGCGAGGCACCCCGCTGGCTGCATGTCGACGTGCGCTTCGTGCGCAAGACCCGGCTGCTCGGTCTGGCCGAGATGCGCGCCCAGCCCGGCCTGGCCGGCATGACGCTGCTGCGCCCGGGCAATCGCCTGTCGATCACGCCGGTGACACCGGCCGAATGGCAACTCATTCTCGAACTGCTCGAACGCACATGA
- a CDS encoding sulfite exporter TauE/SafE family protein → MNLDATLIAELLALGTATGFLAGLLGIGGGMLMVPFMTLILSHRGVDSALSVKMAIATSMATILFTSISSVRAHHKRGAVRWDIVRVLAPGIVGGGLLAGAGVFALLKGTTLALVFALFVAFSATQMLLNKKPPPSRQMPGTAGSLGAGGVIGFISGLVGAGGGFISVPFMGWCNVAMHNAVATSAALGFPIALANTVGYVVGGWSMQSPVPGALGFLWLPGLAVIATASVLTAPLGARTAHAMNVQQLKKVFALVLYLLAAYMLTKAMQ, encoded by the coding sequence ATGAACCTCGACGCCACCCTGATCGCCGAACTGCTGGCACTCGGCACCGCCACCGGTTTTCTCGCCGGCCTGCTGGGCATCGGCGGGGGCATGCTGATGGTGCCCTTCATGACGCTGATCCTGTCGCATCGCGGGGTCGACTCGGCGCTGTCGGTGAAGATGGCGATCGCCACCTCGATGGCCACCATCCTCTTCACCTCGATCTCGAGCGTGCGCGCCCATCACAAGCGCGGTGCGGTGCGCTGGGACATCGTGCGCGTGCTCGCACCTGGCATCGTGGGCGGCGGGCTGCTCGCCGGCGCGGGTGTGTTCGCGCTGCTCAAGGGCACGACGCTGGCACTGGTGTTCGCGCTGTTCGTGGCCTTTTCGGCCACGCAGATGCTGCTCAACAAGAAGCCGCCGCCGAGCCGCCAGATGCCCGGCACCGCCGGCAGCCTGGGCGCGGGCGGCGTGATCGGCTTCATCTCGGGCCTGGTCGGCGCCGGCGGCGGTTTCATCTCGGTGCCGTTCATGGGCTGGTGCAACGTGGCGATGCACAACGCGGTGGCCACCTCGGCGGCACTGGGCTTTCCGATCGCGCTGGCCAATACGGTCGGCTACGTGGTGGGCGGCTGGTCGATGCAAAGCCCGGTGCCGGGCGCGCTGGGTTTCCTGTGGCTGCCAGGCCTGGCCGTGATCGCCACCGCCAGCGTGCTGACCGCGCCGCTGGGCGCGCGCACCGCCCACGCGATGAACGTGCAGCAACTCAAGAAGGTCTTTGCGCTGGTGCTCTATCTGCTCGCCGCCTACATGCTCACCAAGGCGATGCAGTGA
- a CDS encoding GGDEF domain-containing protein, which yields MTQLPPSIAQDELAPALLASMQASGAMVSIKEVSSGRYLWANAAMGGFLGHALDALTGRTDLDLMPKADAAVVRAADQRALATGQLSADTHHFERGGHQVELLSWRVVLGADGPAPQLLTVWRNDAQAGLEQRLQQALAQIERQQTALDQVRQQQSQTQDRPTELFRREHFEDQLRREAALAQREGREFALVLLAVDRLDQLQQQRGPAAAARVADSVSHLMRGNTRAMDVLSQLGPDRFAILFSGIGLATAHARVEQLRRACASEVLVLDGESFGFEISAGVASFPHSADSLSALSQAAIRALNDARQRGGNRVALASIQLGGLTAR from the coding sequence ATGACCCAACTTCCCCCGTCGATTGCCCAGGATGAACTGGCTCCCGCATTGCTCGCCTCGATGCAGGCCAGTGGAGCGATGGTGTCGATCAAGGAGGTGTCGAGCGGTCGCTACCTCTGGGCCAACGCAGCGATGGGCGGCTTTCTGGGGCATGCGCTCGACGCGCTGACCGGGCGCACCGATCTCGACCTGATGCCCAAGGCCGATGCGGCCGTCGTGCGTGCGGCCGATCAGCGAGCCCTGGCCACCGGGCAGCTGTCTGCCGACACCCACCATTTCGAGCGTGGCGGCCACCAGGTCGAACTGCTGTCGTGGCGTGTCGTGCTCGGGGCGGACGGGCCTGCGCCGCAGCTGCTCACGGTCTGGCGCAACGATGCCCAGGCCGGGCTCGAGCAGCGTCTGCAGCAGGCGCTGGCGCAGATCGAGCGTCAGCAGACGGCGCTCGACCAGGTGCGCCAACAGCAGTCGCAGACGCAGGATCGCCCGACCGAGCTGTTCCGCCGCGAACACTTCGAGGATCAACTGCGTCGTGAAGCCGCGCTGGCCCAGCGCGAGGGGCGCGAGTTCGCGCTGGTGCTGCTGGCGGTCGACCGGCTGGATCAGCTGCAGCAGCAGCGAGGCCCGGCCGCAGCGGCGCGGGTGGCCGATTCGGTCAGCCATCTGATGCGGGGCAACACCCGCGCGATGGACGTGCTGTCTCAGCTGGGCCCGGACCGGTTCGCGATCCTGTTCTCGGGCATCGGCCTGGCCACCGCGCATGCCCGGGTCGAGCAGTTGCGGCGCGCCTGCGCCAGCGAGGTGCTGGTGCTGGACGGCGAGTCGTTCGGCTTCGAGATCTCGGCGGGCGTGGCGAGCTTTCCGCACAGCGCCGACAGCCTCTCGGCGCTCAGCCAGGCGGCCATCCGTGCGCTCAACGATGCCCGTCAGCGTGGCGGCAACCGGGTCGCGCTGGCGAGCATCCAGCTGGGCGGGCTCACGGCCCGGTGA
- a CDS encoding DUF3501 family protein: MRITRDSLLTLEAYARARPQMKTAVIARRRLRSVHLGEHMTLQFEDETTVRYQIQEMLRVEKIFEEDGIQGELEAYNPLVPDGSNWKATLLLEYPDVHERRRELARLIGVEDRVFVEVEGHPRIYAIADEDLDRENDEKTSAVHFVRFEFDPASRQAVRAGAAVKIGCDHTHYPVHLSIPPETLAALAGDLR; encoded by the coding sequence ATGCGCATCACCCGCGACAGCCTGCTGACCCTCGAAGCCTATGCCCGTGCACGGCCGCAGATGAAGACCGCCGTCATCGCCCGCCGGCGCCTGCGCAGCGTGCACCTGGGCGAGCACATGACGCTGCAGTTCGAGGATGAAACCACCGTGCGCTACCAGATCCAGGAGATGCTGCGGGTCGAGAAGATCTTCGAGGAAGACGGCATCCAGGGCGAACTCGAGGCCTACAACCCGCTGGTACCCGACGGCAGCAACTGGAAGGCCACGCTGCTGCTCGAGTACCCCGACGTGCACGAGCGCCGCCGCGAACTGGCACGCCTGATCGGTGTCGAGGACCGGGTGTTCGTCGAGGTCGAGGGCCATCCGCGGATCTACGCGATTGCCGACGAAGACCTCGACCGCGAGAACGACGAGAAGACCTCGGCGGTGCATTTCGTGCGCTTCGAGTTCGACCCGGCGAGCCGACAGGCGGTGCGCGCCGGTGCGGCCGTCAAGATCGGCTGCGATCACACGCATTACCCCGTGCACCTGAGCATTCCGCCCGAAACCCTGGCCGCGCTGGCAGGTGATCTGCGCTGA
- a CDS encoding (Fe-S)-binding protein produces MSNREGNLEAPTRHPLDWQNPDFYDKAQCDAELERVFDICHGCRRCVSLCQSFPTLFDLVDATADGEVHGIPKADYGRVVDQCYLCDLCYMTKCPYVPPHAWNLDFPHTMLRAKAIKFKNGEVSRADRLLASTDVHGQFAGIPIVVQAVNAVNETKPARAVMEKFLGVHKDAWMPSLAAQRFRWGAAVSPSKTVTNGQRTPGKVAIFATCYINYNEPGIGHDLLAVLAHNDIPYVLVDKEQCCGMPKLELGDLESVARSKAANIPVLDRHAREGYAILAAVPSCTLMYKQEIPLMFPGDEAVARVQEAMWDPFEYLAARHRDGLLKLDFKRDLGNISYQIPCHGRVQNIGRKTEEVFKLIGQRVKVRLNTIERCSGHAGTYGVKKPYHELAMKIGKPVFKAMGKLDADGKGPDWISSDCPLGGHHIAQGLANNQLPSAPLAHPLSLVATAYGLK; encoded by the coding sequence ATGAGCAATCGGGAAGGCAATCTCGAAGCGCCGACGCGGCATCCGCTCGACTGGCAGAACCCCGATTTCTACGACAAGGCGCAGTGCGACGCCGAACTGGAGCGGGTGTTCGACATCTGCCACGGCTGCCGGCGCTGCGTGAGCCTGTGCCAGAGCTTTCCGACCCTGTTCGACCTGGTCGACGCCACCGCAGACGGCGAGGTGCACGGCATCCCGAAAGCCGATTACGGCCGGGTGGTCGACCAGTGTTACCTGTGCGACCTCTGCTACATGACCAAGTGTCCGTACGTGCCGCCGCACGCGTGGAACCTGGATTTCCCGCACACGATGCTGCGCGCCAAGGCGATCAAGTTCAAGAACGGCGAGGTCTCGCGCGCCGACCGGCTGCTGGCGTCCACCGACGTGCACGGCCAGTTCGCCGGCATCCCGATCGTGGTGCAGGCGGTCAATGCGGTGAACGAGACGAAGCCCGCGCGTGCCGTGATGGAGAAGTTCCTCGGCGTGCACAAGGATGCCTGGATGCCGAGCCTGGCGGCGCAGCGCTTCCGCTGGGGCGCGGCCGTTAGCCCGTCCAAGACCGTCACCAACGGCCAGCGCACGCCCGGCAAGGTGGCGATCTTCGCGACCTGCTACATCAACTACAACGAGCCCGGCATCGGCCACGACCTGCTGGCGGTGCTGGCGCACAACGACATCCCCTACGTGCTGGTCGACAAGGAGCAGTGCTGCGGCATGCCCAAGCTCGAACTGGGCGATCTCGAATCGGTGGCGCGCAGCAAGGCGGCCAACATCCCGGTGCTCGACCGTCACGCGCGCGAGGGCTACGCGATCCTGGCCGCGGTGCCCTCGTGCACGCTGATGTACAAGCAGGAGATCCCGCTGATGTTCCCGGGCGACGAGGCGGTGGCGCGGGTGCAGGAGGCGATGTGGGATCCGTTCGAGTACCTGGCCGCGCGCCACCGCGACGGCCTGCTCAAGCTCGACTTCAAGCGCGACCTGGGCAACATCAGCTACCAGATCCCGTGTCATGGCCGGGTCCAGAACATCGGCCGCAAGACCGAGGAAGTCTTCAAGCTGATCGGCCAGCGCGTGAAGGTCAGGCTCAACACCATCGAACGCTGCTCGGGCCACGCCGGCACCTACGGCGTCAAGAAGCCGTATCACGAACTGGCCATGAAGATCGGCAAGCCGGTGTTCAAGGCGATGGGCAAGCTCGATGCCGACGGCAAGGGCCCCGACTGGATCAGCTCGGATTGCCCGCTGGGCGGCCACCACATCGCCCAGGGACTGGCCAACAACCAGCTGCCGAGCGCGCCGCTGGCTCATCCGCTGAGCCTGGTCGCGACGGCCTACGGCCTCAAGTGA
- a CDS encoding rubrerythrin family protein, with the protein MTLKGTKTEQNLKDAFAGESQANRRYLYFANKADVEGQNDVSALFRSTAEGETGHAHGHLEFLEAVGDPATGLPIGTSRQNLMAAVAGETHEYTDMYPGMAKTARDEGFDEIADWFETLAKAERSHANRYQKALDALVD; encoded by the coding sequence ATGACGCTCAAGGGTACGAAGACCGAGCAGAACCTGAAGGACGCCTTTGCGGGCGAATCGCAGGCCAATCGCCGCTACCTCTACTTCGCGAACAAGGCCGACGTCGAGGGGCAGAACGACGTCTCGGCGCTGTTCCGCTCCACCGCCGAGGGCGAAACCGGCCACGCCCACGGCCACCTCGAATTTCTCGAAGCCGTTGGCGACCCCGCCACCGGTCTGCCGATCGGCACCAGCCGCCAGAACCTGATGGCCGCGGTGGCCGGCGAGACCCACGAGTACACCGACATGTACCCGGGCATGGCCAAGACCGCCCGCGACGAAGGTTTCGACGAGATCGCCGACTGGTTCGAGACGCTCGCCAAGGCCGAGCGCTCGCATGCCAACCGCTACCAGAAGGCGCTCGACGCGCTGGTCGACTGA
- a CDS encoding type IV pili methyl-accepting chemotaxis transducer N-terminal domain-containing protein: MHAPDVIVVWEPHPGEELFDAVRLLDSAAPRPVLVFTSDVRAETMDAGLAVGIEGWVVNGYAAPRLRSLIQYTIARFRHVRQMREELADLRRRYNERKLIDRAKGILMNARQVSEDEAFRLLRSASMHAKQRIGQVSQQVIDAAQYAEAINRAGRLRMLSQRIVKLHALQLAGIEAAGSRALLADSRQQIDQIVAGLERTLSRPTFGDLLDAAAMSWSAMRTALELPAQDGSLAQLDRQAEQLLAQAERLTSALAMAGAGPSLQVINVAGRQRMLAQRLAKQALMGALLPEVSVVPDDTVAAFEQGLAYLRNAPLSSVAIRESLAAADAAWQEMLRGARSPASAEGRLALARASEELLSLFDQLTDTYEHSMQMLMG, from the coding sequence TTGCATGCACCGGATGTGATCGTCGTCTGGGAGCCCCATCCCGGTGAGGAACTGTTCGATGCGGTGCGTCTGCTCGACAGTGCTGCACCACGCCCGGTGCTGGTGTTCACCAGCGACGTGCGGGCCGAAACCATGGACGCCGGTCTTGCGGTCGGCATCGAGGGCTGGGTCGTCAACGGCTATGCCGCGCCGCGGCTGCGCTCGCTGATCCAGTACACGATCGCGCGCTTCCGGCATGTGCGGCAGATGCGCGAGGAGCTCGCCGACCTGCGCCGCCGCTACAACGAGCGCAAGCTGATCGACCGCGCCAAGGGCATCCTGATGAACGCGCGCCAGGTCAGCGAGGACGAGGCCTTCCGCCTGCTGCGCTCGGCCTCGATGCACGCCAAGCAGCGCATCGGCCAGGTCTCGCAGCAGGTGATCGACGCGGCCCAGTATGCCGAGGCGATCAACCGGGCCGGCCGGCTGCGCATGCTGTCGCAGCGCATCGTCAAGCTGCACGCGCTGCAGCTGGCGGGCATCGAGGCGGCCGGCTCGCGGGCGCTGCTGGCCGATTCGCGCCAGCAGATCGACCAGATCGTGGCCGGACTCGAAAGAACCCTCTCGCGCCCGACCTTCGGCGATCTGCTCGACGCGGCCGCGATGAGCTGGTCGGCGATGCGCACCGCGCTCGAACTGCCGGCGCAGGACGGCAGCCTGGCCCAGCTCGACCGTCAGGCCGAGCAGCTGCTGGCGCAGGCCGAGCGCCTGACCAGCGCGCTGGCGATGGCTGGCGCCGGGCCGTCGCTGCAGGTCATCAACGTGGCCGGCCGCCAGCGCATGCTGGCCCAGCGCCTGGCCAAGCAGGCCTTGATGGGTGCGCTGCTGCCGGAGGTGTCGGTGGTGCCCGACGACACGGTGGCGGCCTTCGAGCAGGGCCTGGCCTATCTGCGCAATGCACCGCTGAGCTCGGTGGCGATCCGCGAATCGCTGGCCGCTGCCGATGCCGCCTGGCAGGAGATGCTGCGCGGCGCCCGCAGCCCCGCCAGCGCCGAAGGCCGCCTCGCCCTGGCGCGCGCCAGCGAGGAACTGCTGTCGCTGTTCGACCAGCTCACCGACACCTACGAACACAGCATGCAGATGCTGATGGGGTGA
- a CDS encoding MFS transporter: MAGFKTFLRSGHWPTLLASFLYFDFCFAIWVLNGAMGPFISETFNLSPAEKGFMISVPILAGALMRFPLGVLSQYIGRKNAAMVEMGLIVGALAYGYFAVDTYNEVLAMGVLLGIAGASFGVALSLGSGWFPPKYKGLAMGIAGAGNSGTVLAVLFAPPLAVKFGWQAVYGLAAFTMLLPMAVMWLAAKEPPDTEHQSLREHTACLFEKDGWAFSLIYIVTFGGFIGLASFLPTYFYDQFKVTKVEAGQLTMLATLMGSAVRVVGGYISDRIGGINTLSGVLVLVAITLTLCGVAGGSLAVTTLLFMLCFAALGAGNGALFQLVPLRWPLTTAVAGSMIGEIGALGGGFLPNAMGLSKQFVGSYLWGFLSFALLALLMLGMLRIVQIRWTRTWAEKGGRARTTHDAAVATGSATRLAR; the protein is encoded by the coding sequence ATGGCTGGCTTCAAGACCTTCCTGCGATCAGGCCACTGGCCGACCTTGCTGGCGTCCTTTCTCTATTTCGACTTCTGCTTCGCGATCTGGGTGCTCAACGGCGCCATGGGTCCGTTCATCAGCGAAACCTTCAACCTGAGCCCGGCCGAAAAGGGCTTCATGATCTCGGTGCCGATCCTGGCCGGCGCGCTGATGCGCTTTCCGCTGGGCGTGCTGTCGCAGTACATCGGCCGCAAGAACGCCGCGATGGTCGAGATGGGCCTGATCGTCGGCGCCCTGGCCTACGGCTATTTCGCGGTCGACACCTACAACGAAGTGCTGGCGATGGGCGTGCTGCTGGGAATCGCCGGCGCCAGCTTCGGCGTGGCGCTGTCGCTGGGCTCGGGCTGGTTCCCGCCCAAGTACAAGGGCCTGGCGATGGGCATCGCCGGCGCCGGCAACTCGGGCACCGTGCTGGCCGTGCTGTTCGCACCGCCCCTGGCGGTCAAGTTCGGCTGGCAGGCGGTCTACGGCCTGGCGGCCTTCACGATGCTGCTGCCGATGGCCGTGATGTGGTTGGCCGCCAAGGAGCCGCCCGACACCGAGCACCAGAGCCTGCGCGAGCACACCGCCTGCCTGTTCGAGAAGGACGGCTGGGCCTTCAGCCTGATCTACATCGTCACCTTCGGCGGTTTCATCGGCCTGGCGAGTTTCCTGCCGACCTACTTCTACGACCAGTTCAAGGTCACCAAGGTCGAGGCCGGCCAGCTCACGATGCTGGCCACGCTGATGGGCTCGGCGGTGCGCGTGGTGGGCGGCTACATCTCCGACCGCATCGGCGGCATCAACACGCTCAGCGGCGTGCTGGTGCTGGTAGCGATCACGCTGACGCTGTGCGGCGTGGCCGGCGGCTCGCTGGCGGTCACCACGCTGCTGTTCATGCTGTGTTTTGCCGCGCTGGGCGCGGGCAACGGCGCGCTGTTCCAGCTGGTGCCGCTGCGCTGGCCGCTGACCACCGCGGTGGCGGGCTCGATGATCGGCGAGATCGGCGCGCTCGGCGGCGGTTTCCTGCCCAACGCGATGGGCCTGTCCAAGCAGTTCGTCGGCAGCTATCTGTGGGGATTCCTCTCGTTTGCGCTGCTGGCCCTGCTGATGCTCGGCATGCTGCGCATCGTGCAGATCCGCTGGACCCGCACCTGGGCCGAAAAGGGTGGCCGTGCCCGCACCACGCACGACGCCGCGGTCGCCACCGGCTCGGCCACCCGCTTGGCCCGCTGA